GAAGAGTTTATTCCACGACATGCTGTTTCGGAGAAATCTCTTGCCACAGGTAAATATTCGTGATTCTTAAGCGTTGGTTTTAATGGTCCAAGCTATATGTGATTGAATCTTTTCGTTTGAATGGTTTATGAAAAATAGAGAATGATGAGGGAGATCTCTCAAATCCTCAAGGAGGTGAAACCTTTGATGAAGACTCCAATCTTGGGTACTACGGTTTTGACGTGGATGGTTGTTTCGATCGAGTCATGAGAGATTGCGACGGAGAAGCGGTAGCTCATGCTCCTCATTCTGCAAGCTATTTTGAGGTTGGTCTTGTACCTCCAAGACCATGTTCTCCTGTTGAGACTTTGTATTCTTTCCTCTTGAATCAACCTGCTAGAAAGCAAGTGCCCGTTGGACCATATCATCAAGCCTTAATTCCTGAGTGGGAAGGTAGCCATGAGAACCTACAAGCTTCAGGCACGTCGAAGCTATCTGGTACATGTGTCATTCCCATGCCAGCTTTGGCTATGCCTGCAAATACGGATGGCGTCGTAGGAAAAGGTAGAGAGTACTGTATCTGCCAAGACAGGGGTTTTATAAGGTGTGTGCGCCAGCATGTCAAAGAAGCTAGAGAAGGAATGATCAAGGTGCTTGGATTTGAGACATTCAGAGACCTGGGCTTCTGTGAAATGGGAGAAGTGGTTGCACCGAGATGGAGCGACAGAGATGCAATACTCTTTCACGAGGTTGTTTATTCAAATCCCGTGGCATTAGGTCGCAACTTTTGGAACCACCTGGAAGCTGCATTCTTTTCTCGAACCAAGCACGAGATTGTTAGCTACTACTTCAACATTTTTGTCCTTAGACGAAGGGCCACCCAAAACAGGTCTTTGATATTGGACATTgatagtgatgatgatgaatggcATGGAGGTTCTTTGGTGACTCAATATGTCGAGGAagatgaacaagaagaagaccCTGCTATTGAATCTCCTCTTCATCAAGTGACTGACAAATATAATGAGAAAGTGCATCCATTCAATCAggaagaaggtgaagaagatGTCAGTGTTAGTGATAATGATACCAGAGAAGGTGGTGCTGAACACGTGGATAGATTTTCTGGGTGCAACGAGGAGAGATTGAACGTGGAAGATGACTCATATACGACCTTTGAACTTGGACATGATGCATTGAACTCTGTCTGGACGAACTGTACAAAGAAAGACGAGACAGATGTTGGAGAGTATCAGAAGAAGTCGAATGATCCGAAAGCGTCAGCAAATGGCAAAGATCTTCAACCAACAGTGAGCATTATGGAGGAGATATTTGGCCATGGAGAAAGCAAGTAAGCAACATCACTCTCAACAAGTTGCAGAATGCTAGGAGACACTTTTTTGGGTTATGGGCTCCTCCAAATGTTCCTCTTTTAAAGTAGAGagagtttttagaaaattaattaatggtGTGGAACCTTGTGAACGGGCTCATGTTTCACTTTTCTCAGGACCTTCTTGTCTGGAAATCGTTTATTACCTAGAATGTCAGAATCTCTCTGAATTGCTCTTAGGATTTTTATCTCCTTATGACCTTTAAATTAATGTTGTACAGGAAGAAATGTGAAGGCCTAGTGTGCCtttcccttttttatttttttttgctgtgagAAACAGaaccataaaaatatttttgtcatcAAATATGAATTTTCCTATAGAGGTTTTAGAAAAAATGAATTATTTCTTTGTGTAAATGAAATGGTTTTGGATCTGGTTTCTCAAATCTACATTAAAGGATaaacatttttaagttatgactTTGTAATTAGTACTGAGGTGTCAGTTCCATATGGTTTTTCACGGACTGAAATTAATAAACATAGACTTTGCTAgagaaattacatttttttgttacattGGACCTTCCTTACCATTATTAAGCCTTTCATAacattactccctccgttctgTTTTAAAAGAcgttttggaaagaaaaaaatgtttcaatataCTTGTCGTTTTCCAGAAAACAATGTAAATTATAGTGATAAAAGACTATAGTTACCCTATATTTACTCCATTTCATGTGCTATAGTAtccaaaataatcaattaatgAAGGATAAGAAAGGAATTGCATTTGGTGTATTAATCTGTGTGAAAGTTTCTATAACGACATATAAAAAAAGATGGAAGgagtattataaaattaaaacgtCGAGCAATAAATAATGTGCATCCCCTAAACGTCGAGCAATAAACCATTGTTAGCTTATTCGTAGAAACTCAAGTGTTCACCTAAATTAAGACATTTTGTCTGGAAAATACTTTCTGGCACTTTGCCAGTTACAAAGACCTTAGCTCTCGGGGGATTAAGTGTGATTTACAGTATCATATATGTGGAGCATATGAAGAATCAGTTAACCATTAGCTTTTTGAATGTCCTCTGGCACTACAAACATGGGCGTTATCTAACATTCCTTCCCTTCCAGGGGTTTTTCCTACCCAAtctctttttaccaatatagattatttattttggcGGCTTCCAAAAGAACCAGATTTGAGTTATTTCTCATGGATCTTATGGTATATCTGGAAGAATCgtaatgataaattttttaataacagAGTTAGGGATCCTCCTTATATTCTCCACACTGCAGAAATTGAAAGGGTGTTATGGGCCGAATCCCAGACTAAAGAAGCTACATTTAAGGAGTCTTCCCATGTTGGGACCCCTATTTTACATGGGATAGCTCGATGTTGTGTTGATGGTGCATAGAGAGAAAAAGATTCCTTCACAGGACAAAGATGGTTTTACAGAAACGAAGGATCCACTGATACTATGATGGGTGCAATGTCTATTCGCAGGAGTCTATCACCTTTACGTGCAGAATGTGAAGCTTTGATATGGGCGatggagtgcatgaagaccctaCATATCTCAGAGGTGGTGTTTGCAACCGACTGTTcacaattggtgaagatggtgtctacACCAACAGAATGGTCGGCATTCACTACTCACATGCAAGAGTTTCTACGATGTAAGGATTACTTTCCCAACTTCTTCATTCAACACATTCCAAGGGCACAAAACACAATGGCGGACAAACTAGCACGAGGTGCTAGAGACCTGCCTTCtgctatggtttatgttgattCAGTTTCAGTTCCACCGAAATGGTTTTCGCGTCCGGAACCGGTTTAGTTTAGTTtcttttgttgaaaaaaaaaagaaaataacgtGTATCCCCTAAAtaaatgtattacatttatgGTACTAAGATTATTGTCCAAGTATACTCATATATCGGTATTAGTGGCATTTTTTTACTTGGATTATTGTCCAAATATACTCATTAATTAGATTTCCATTACTACCAGATATTAAATGGGTAAATTATATGGTTATtacatttattagaattttactTCTGTATATTCTATTGTCGATGAAGGTTACACATATGTTATTACGTTTATAAAGGAAGCTCAATATACAAAATACATTATTTCCTTAGTAATAGAGATGCTTGATTATAATATGGCGTTCGACTAAATTTATATATGGAAAGCTTTAGATCGACTAAATATCTCTAGCTTTAACTATAAAAGAGATGATATGTTCTGTACTTTTCCTTCATCATTCCTATTCATCTCTAAAACCCAGTAATATTCCTAGCAATTTTCACCATTCGTCTCTAAAATCCAGTAATATTCCTATttagttttggattttttttatattaagcttttagttttggattttttatatTACAATGTGTTTTAGAAGGTTAAAGAACCTTCAATTGTTGTATCCTGCAGctgtgtattttttttcaagtgTTAGAagtcttatattatatttgaatgTACTCTTATCTTCAATTAAAGAATCTCCGAtgtcaaattttgtttttaagaattttcttcttttcaagAGACTACCGCTCAGACACTTGATGAGTTCCTTGGACAGGACACATGAATCTATTTATGCACATAAGAAAAACTCGAATAATCAATTTAATctattgatatcttgcatatttgcattgttttatccattcatccattagcattttcatcatatagattaggattcagacatgtttaggttgcattttgcatacatgagtctctattaggtactggagtaccacatgaggttatttggagctcaaaagaggtgaaaagagtgatctttggacgagcacagccggagcgacctctcggagcgacggcatgaggtcgctgtgcaccacatcccggagcgactcatccagagcgactgcacaaggtcgctcgcgttttcacgtcTGGAGACACACATTTACACCTCGGAGCGACCTTCCAGAGCGACGTGCTgaagtcgctcccgaagctCAGAGCGACcataccagagcgacagggagaagtcgctcgcgttttcatcacccggagacgcgagaacgagcccggagcgacctctcgcagcgacacagcgaggtcgctcccgaaacctggagcgacttgtcggagcgacgggctgaggtcgctccgtgttttgtttctgctcgaacttgtgatttctcaagggcattttggtcatttcattatgcacgtttttattttctaaacctatgttttattactctgtaagccaccaggaggcagaGGTCTTGGTTCTTAGAAAAACCatcaaaaacctttggaaagggaTCTCTTTGAATGAATTGATCAGTTGattattgagaattctgtgttcttatctatttcctgtgtttctctacatgattaatctgaaatccaatatgggtttaagaggaatcatggagattagtgagtaatcaccttttgaattcatgggttagggagattaagggtgattaggttagagctaggatgttttagtgtagatcattcatatttccttgctagtagagtaatcataatgcatcttctgagttggccactcagttgttgatccttaggcatttctcacccgaaaggtgttcgatgaaatgcccgagacaactctcctaggcttttagtatactttgccaaagacatttgttgttaaaggtactaagatagctaatagacttgttagtaatgattgctttcatattattcaaccaaagacatttgatgtttgagatatgttagcaaatgagcattcatctagacatagagcttgcttaaaattgtgtctaggcttaaggttgattgtttgattgatcatttgccatccttagttcgatacttgatcacccaaggtctaatccccatacccatgagttctcttttcttttagtcaagaaagtatcattctgttattgctttctagttttagtcatagtttaaaacccatctaaatcattggttgcacttagattaagtgagtacttgcattctcagtgctttgatatccctcagaactggttcgacaatcttctatactacaacatttgtcttaggagccttgaaaactcctaacatcaaattggcgccgttgccaaattctgagtagatttgaacattgagatttagtcacttgcttgagactaagtcatttttattttcttttgttactgactcttcttcacctccctttaatctacaggtgtatgaacttgaggagcaggggtccatcaaacctagttccaagagcagcAGACATCagggctttagagagagagtgtactagaaagagaagagaagaagaacatcaGGCTCAATTGCAGAGACTGAACACTGACATGGGAGACGTCCATCAAGAAGATGCAGGCGTCAATGGCGCTAACAACAATGGCCCAcctaaccaacagcgagcagctcgccccattggcacttacgaccgtcccaacattcatggtcatagattgggaatccgagcacccg
The nucleotide sequence above comes from Brassica napus cultivar Da-Ae chromosome A9, Da-Ae, whole genome shotgun sequence. Encoded proteins:
- the LOC106347123 gene encoding uncharacterized protein LOC106347123, whose amino-acid sequence is MGFKRPFDDEKFHELPFKHSRQQGFSDKSMQFEEFIPRHAVSEKSLATENDEGDLSNPQGGETFDEDSNLGYYGFDVDGCFDRVMRDCDGEAVAHAPHSASYFEVGLVPPRPCSPVETLYSFLLNQPARKQVPVGPYHQALIPEWEGSHENLQASGTSKLSGTCVIPMPALAMPANTDGVVGKGREYCICQDRGFIRCVRQHVKEAREGMIKVLGFETFRDLGFCEMGEVVAPRWSDRDAILFHEVVYSNPVALGRNFWNHLEAAFFSRTKHEIVSYYFNIFVLRRRATQNRSLILDIDSDDDEWHGGSLVTQYVEEDEQEEDPAIESPLHQVTDKYNEKVHPFNQEEGEEDVSVSDNDTREGGAEHVDRFSGCNEERLNVEDDSYTTFELGHDALNSVWTNCTKKDETDVGEYQKKSNDPKASANGKDLQPTVSIMEEIFGHGESK